The Streptomyces noursei ATCC 11455 sequence CAATGGACGCAGCCGCGGCTGCGGTTGCCAGCGTCTTTTTGATCATTGTTGATCCTTCGTGTTTCGGGATGCCCTTGAGCCGAGCGATCCGGCCCACTCGCAAGGGCGCATTCGGTTGTGCTCATTAGCGCGCAATGAGCTGGATACGCCGATCCGTCCTGCCGATCGGGTACCCCAGCCGGAATTCCGCGACCGTGCTCCACCATCCGAATCAGCCCGCCGACCGTCGAAGTCGATCGGCGCCTATCTGCCTGATCCGGCGGCTGAGGCTTCACACGGCCACTGCCGATTCCCCGGGCGATCCCGCGGAACAGTGAAATCCGGTTCGCCGGCCCGTCACTTGGCGAGCGGCAACCCGCCCAGCAGCGGAACGTCCTTGGTGGCCCCCGTGGCACCACCGAGAAGCTGCCTGGGATGCTTGGCCGTCTTTTCCACACCCCGGACCGTGTCGACCAGCGGCTTGATCTGGCGACTGTCCAATTGGCCACTGCCGTTCAGCAGATCCATCAGCCCGCCGTTGAGGCTCATGGAGGGCGAGGTCGGATTCGGCGCACCGGATTCGGCAGCGAAAGCGGGCACCGCCGCGCCCAGCGCCATGACGGAGCCGGCGACAGCCGCGGCAGACTTCGCGTACTTCACTTCCCACTGTCCCTTCTGGTGCGGTGCTCGATGGAATCGCGACATCGCTGCCGCGCGAGCAATCGCTTCGCTGCTCGGATCACCGCTTTCCCCGTGCCTAACGAGTGCCATCGCCCGGAGAAACCGTGCAGTGCCGATTCTTCAGGTATGCCACCCGAAAGATTCCGGGCCGCCCGGCACGCCGCCGCAATGCGGTTGAAAACCACCGACCCCGACACGCGGCGATGGCGGGCCGGGGCCGGTTACCACGACACGGCTCGGATTTCTGCAGTCAGCGGTTGATGCAGCGGTTGCCGAACGCCGGGTTGAGGATCCCGATGATGTCGATGGTGTTGCCGCACACGTTGATCGGCACGTGGATCGGCACCTGGATGACATTTCCGGAGAGAACACCCGGGGAGCGCTTGGCGACACCACCGGCGTGCGCGTCGGCGAAAGCCGGCGCAGCAGCGCCCACTGCCATCAGCGTGCCGGCAGTGACGGCTGCAACCTTTGCGTACTTCACTTTCAGCCCTTCCCGCAGCGGGATCCGTAGCGCACACGACCATCGTGCCGCACGGGCGCGGATCTGGCCGCCCGTAACTCCGCTGTCGATATTGGTAACGATTTGTCCGGGTCGACGAAACTCCCATGGGGAAGTTTTCGGAGGAATCGCCCGAATGGCACAGGCAATTCCGGATGTGCCCGTACATAAAAACCGCAAAAAAACACCGTCATTCGAGCGGACGGTGCGCCCGCCGAATACGAATTCCCGCCGACCGGGGAATCAGGAACTCCGGGCCCGCGGCCGACGGCCGACTCAGCGGATGCGGTTCCGGACGCCGTTGCCGGAGACGATCGGGATGTCGTCCAGGATGTGCGACAGCGCCTCGTCGCCCTTGGCCTGGGTCGAGTTCTCGGTGCACTGCTGGTTCTGCGGCGACGACAGGACGTTGATGTCCTGCACCGTGACCGGGAAGAGCCCGAACAGCGAGCCGAAGTTCCCCTTGAGCGGCAGGCCGACGCAGGGCTTGTTCAGCGAGCCCTGGACGAGTTCCAGCTGCGGGCTCATCCTGCCGTGCGTGGTGGAGTTGCCGAACGCGGAAACGGCGCGATTGCCGTTGACCGTGGCGGTGCCGCGGTGCTTGCCGCCCGCCATCGCCTGGGGGGCCACCGTCGCCGAGACGCCGACCAGGGAAGCGGCTACCGCCGTCGTGGCCAGGACCTTTTTGATCACTGTTTACCCTTCTGGGAGCGGAGTGCCCGTATCCGGAGCGCACTGGTCAACTCGCTTCCCAGAATGCGGTTTCGCGGATTCACTCGGATGCCGCGGAACCATAGACACATATCACCGCGCCCGTCCGCCGACGCGTCGGCCCTTCGCGGCAGGGCGGCACGATGCTGCGCAACTCCCCAGCCCAGCAGGGTAATTACGCATATGAAAGGCCCGCCCCGAGCGGGACGGGCCTCGATCACCTTACGAAGATCACTCGTTGACGCAGAGGTTACCGAACGCCGGGTTGAGGATCCCGATAAAGTCGACGGTGTTGCCGCACACGTTGATCGGGACGTGGATCGGCATCTGGATAAGGTTTCCGGAGAGCACACCGGGCGAACCCACCGCACTCCCCTTGGCGTGGGCACCACCACCGTGCCCGGAAGCACTGGCGATTCCGGCCCCGCCCACCACGGCGATGCCCGCGGCGGCGGACAGGACGACGGCCTTGGAGACAAACTTCACGGCGTACCTCTTCACTGAGCAGCATTCAGGATTTCTGTGCGCGCCGCCTGGAGCGACAAGAAGTTCAACGCAACAAAGCCGGGAAAAGTAGTGGAGCCAAATGGGTGATGATAGGCGGGAGTTGCACCATAGGCTCCCCAATAGTGGCGTGGGTCGGCGGCCCTGCGGCGCCGCGTCGTTCCGGCACGGGCCCCGTCGTCGTCGCGCCTCGACGGGCGCGCGGCAGTGATCCACGCGAGGCGGGTGGCCGGGGTGTGGGGGTGCCGGGAGCGCCGGTCGGGGCCGTTGTCAGACCCTGGTGCGAGACTCGGGGCCATGAGATGGGCGGTGGCGGAGACGGGCGACGGGGGTGCTCGTCTCTGCCCGCTCGCTCCGGACGGCCGGCCCGCCGGACCAGTGGTGTCGGAGCCCTCGCTCGTCGAGGCAGTGCGGTCGCGCCCCGAGGTCGAGCGGTGGGTGTGGCGGTCCACGGCGGAGATCTACCGGCGACTGCTGGACGCCGGTATGCGGGTCGAGCGCTGCTACGACGTCGAGGCCGCGGAGGCGCTGCTGATCGGCCACGAGGAGGGCCAGTCCGGCCAGCCGCGCTCGCTGGCCGCCGCCTGGGCGCGGCTGCACGGCCTGCCGGTGCCGACGGACGCGCCGGTGCGCGCCGCCGAGACCCAGCCCTCCCTGTTCGAGCCGGGCCCGGTGCCGCTGCCGCCCGGCACCGACGAGCTCACCGCGCTGCTGGAGGTCTACGCCCACCAGGCGGCCCGAGCCGCGCGGGCCGAGCATCCGGACCGGATGCGACTGCTGTTGGCGTCGGAGTCGGCGGGCATGCTGGTCGCCGCGGAGATGTCGCGGACGGGGATCCCCTGGCGCGCGGACGTGCACCGCGAGGTGCTGGACGGCCTGCTGGGCGAGCGCTTTCCGGGCGGGCTGGAGCCACGGCGGATGGCGGAGCTGGCCGACGAGGTGTCGCGGGCCTTCGGGGAGGGCGCGCGGGTCCGCCCCGACCTGCCCAACGACATCATCAGGGCCTTCGCCCGCGCCGGCATCGCCCTCTCCTCGACCCGCAAGTGGGAGCTCCAGCAGATCGACCACCCCGCGGTGGCGCCGCTGCTGGCGTACAAGTCGCTGTACCGCCTGCACACCGCCCACGGCTGGTCCTGGCTCCAGCAGTGGGTGCACGACGGCCGGTTCCACCCCGAGTACCTGCCCGGCGGCACGGTCTCCGGCCGGTGGACGACCAACGGCGGCGGCGCCCTGCAGATCCCCAAGGTGATCCGGCAGGCGGTGCGCGCTGATCCGGGGTGGCGGCTGGTGGTCGCCGACGTCGACCAGATGGAGCCGCGGGTGCTGGCCGCGGTCTCCCGCGACCGGGGCCTGATGGAGGTGGCCGGCACCGGCGAGGACCTCTACGCGGATCTGGCCGCCCGCGCCTTCGGCGGCGACCGCGCCCAGGCCAAACTCGCCCTGCTGGGCGCCATCTACGGGCAGACGTCGGGCGACGCCCTCAAGCACATGGCCGACCTGCGCCGGCGCTATCCGGCCGCGGTGGCGTACGTCGACGACGCGGCCCGGGCGGGTGAGGAGGGCCGCCTGGTGCGCACCTGGATGGGCCGCACCTGCCCGCCCGCCTCGATGGTGGCGCCCGACGAGGCGGGCCTGCCCCAGGAGGAGGAGCGGTCCGGCGGCTACGGCAGCAGTTCGGCGGCCCGCGCCCGCGGCCGCTTCACCCGCAACTTCGTGGTGCAGGGCAGCGCCGCCGACTGGGCCCTGCTGGTGCTGGCCGCTCTGCGCCATGCGCTGACCCGCGGCGGGCTCCGCGCCGAGCTGGTCTTCTTCCAGCACGACGAGGTGATCGTGCACTGCCCGGCGGACGAGGCCGCGACGGTCGCCGAGGCCATCACGGCGGCGGCGGCCACCGCGGGCCGGATCGCCTTCGGCCCCACCCCGGTGCGGTTCCCGTTCACCACGGCGGTGGTGGAGTGCTACGGGGACGCGAAGTGACGGCACCGCGCACCGCGATGTGCCGGAACTCCCCTGGCGCGCCGAGGGTCCGCCGTTCCATCGTTGATCGCCCGTGAGGTCCCGCGGCGTCCCGCCGCACGCGCAGAGAAGAGGCAGCCGATGCCCGTCCCGCCCGGCTTGGCGGTCCACCCCGAACTCCTGCCGTATGTCGGCCCGTTGGGGCCGTTCTCCGACCCGTACGAGGACATCGTGGCCACCCGCGCGCAGTTCGACGCGATGCTGGCCGCGCACCCCGCCGACCGCTCGGGCGTGCGCAGCGAGCGCCACGACATCCCGCGGCCGGACGGCAGCGCGCTGGCCGTCGAGGTCTACCACCCGAAGCCCGCGGCGGGCCCCGCGCCCACCGGGCCGCTGCCCGCCGTGCTGAACCTCCACGGCGGCGGCTTCGCCGTCGGCCGCTCGCTCCCCGGGCAGGACCGGACCGCGCTCACGCTCTGCCGCGAACTGCGCACCGTCGCGATCGCCGTCGAGTACCGGCTGGCGCCCGAGCACCGCTATCCGGCCGGTGTGGAGGACTGCTACCGCGCCCTGGAGTGGACGGCCGCGCACGCCGCCGACCTGGGCATCGATCCCCAGCGGATCGCCGTCCACGGCACGTCGGCGGGCGGCGGGCTCACCGCGGCGGTCGCGCTGATCGCCCGGGACCGCGGCGGCCCGGCGATCGCCTACCAGTCGATGTGCGTCCCGGACGTGGACGACCGGATCGCCGACGAACCGATCCCGGCAGACGCCGACGGGCCGGGTGGGGACGCCGGGCCACAGCTGCGCCTGCACATCCTGCGCATGGTCCGGCTGGCGTGGCGGCACTACCTCCCGGAGGGCGCGTTCGCGGCGGAGCGACGGTCCGCGCCGGACGCGTACGCCTCACCGGGCCGCGCCACCGACCTGTCGGGCCTGCCGCCGGCGTACATCCTGGTCTGCGGCCTCGACGCGCTGCGCGAACCGGCCCTGGCGTATGCCCGGCGCCTGATGGACGCGGGCGTGGGTGTGACGGTCCACCAGGTGCCCGGTGCCTGGCACGGCTTCGAGTCCAGCGCCCCCGGCACCCGGCTCGCACGGGAGACGACGGCCCACTGGAAAGGCCACCTGCGGGCGGCGCTGCACGGGACGTTCTAGGGGCGGTCCGCCCCTGACGCCAGGGCGCGTCGGGCCTCGGCGCGCCCGACGGGCGCCGGCCGCGCCCCCGCCACGTCCTAAACTCGCCGGGTAGGGGACCGCCGGCAGGCGAACGCCGGCCGTCCGAGCCGTTCGGACCAGCCGAGCCGTTCGAGTCATCCGAGCCGCGAAGGGATCAGCGTTGACCGACACCGAAGGGGCAGCCGACGCCCCGGACGCCAGCCAGGCGCCGGTCACCAAGCTGAGCCCCAAGGACCGCCACGAGCGGATCAGCGACCGGGTGCTGGCCGAGGGGCAGGTGACCATCGAGGAGCTGGTCCAGGAGCTCGGCGTCAGCCAGATGACGGTCCATCGCGACCTGGACACCCTTGAGCACCAGGGCTGGCTGCGCAAGGTGCGCGGCGGCGCCACGGCCGCCCCCAGCGCGCTGTTCGAGTCCACGGCGCGCTGGCG is a genomic window containing:
- a CDS encoding chaplin, coding for MKYAKVAAVTAGTLMAVGAAAPAFADAHAGGVAKRSPGVLSGNVIQVPIHVPINVCGNTIDIIGILNPAFGNRCINR
- a CDS encoding rodlin, with protein sequence MIKKVLATTAVAASLVGVSATVAPQAMAGGKHRGTATVNGNRAVSAFGNSTTHGRMSPQLELVQGSLNKPCVGLPLKGNFGSLFGLFPVTVQDINVLSSPQNQQCTENSTQAKGDEALSHILDDIPIVSGNGVRNRIR
- a CDS encoding chaplin, with amino-acid sequence MKFVSKAVVLSAAAGIAVVGGAGIASASGHGGGAHAKGSAVGSPGVLSGNLIQMPIHVPINVCGNTVDFIGILNPAFGNLCVNE
- a CDS encoding bifunctional 3'-5' exonuclease/DNA polymerase, with the protein product MRWAVAETGDGGARLCPLAPDGRPAGPVVSEPSLVEAVRSRPEVERWVWRSTAEIYRRLLDAGMRVERCYDVEAAEALLIGHEEGQSGQPRSLAAAWARLHGLPVPTDAPVRAAETQPSLFEPGPVPLPPGTDELTALLEVYAHQAARAARAEHPDRMRLLLASESAGMLVAAEMSRTGIPWRADVHREVLDGLLGERFPGGLEPRRMAELADEVSRAFGEGARVRPDLPNDIIRAFARAGIALSSTRKWELQQIDHPAVAPLLAYKSLYRLHTAHGWSWLQQWVHDGRFHPEYLPGGTVSGRWTTNGGGALQIPKVIRQAVRADPGWRLVVADVDQMEPRVLAAVSRDRGLMEVAGTGEDLYADLAARAFGGDRAQAKLALLGAIYGQTSGDALKHMADLRRRYPAAVAYVDDAARAGEEGRLVRTWMGRTCPPASMVAPDEAGLPQEEERSGGYGSSSAARARGRFTRNFVVQGSAADWALLVLAALRHALTRGGLRAELVFFQHDEVIVHCPADEAATVAEAITAAAATAGRIAFGPTPVRFPFTTAVVECYGDAK
- a CDS encoding alpha/beta hydrolase encodes the protein MPVPPGLAVHPELLPYVGPLGPFSDPYEDIVATRAQFDAMLAAHPADRSGVRSERHDIPRPDGSALAVEVYHPKPAAGPAPTGPLPAVLNLHGGGFAVGRSLPGQDRTALTLCRELRTVAIAVEYRLAPEHRYPAGVEDCYRALEWTAAHAADLGIDPQRIAVHGTSAGGGLTAAVALIARDRGGPAIAYQSMCVPDVDDRIADEPIPADADGPGGDAGPQLRLHILRMVRLAWRHYLPEGAFAAERRSAPDAYASPGRATDLSGLPPAYILVCGLDALREPALAYARRLMDAGVGVTVHQVPGAWHGFESSAPGTRLARETTAHWKGHLRAALHGTF